A stretch of the Lytechinus variegatus isolate NC3 chromosome 5, Lvar_3.0, whole genome shotgun sequence genome encodes the following:
- the LOC121415673 gene encoding lysosomal acid glucosylceramidase-like yields MDFIFLHLLFVLAGIVSGTDNDCKFRQFSDTSSYVCECSASHCDVIEEYTIDDENFVVYTSGKRGFRLDKEEMPIRNRPTPNIPDTSITITIDRSDRYQTILGFGGSFTDAAALNLYNLSSAMQDTLLRAYFSTDGIEYSFGRVPIASCDFSTREYSYAEIPEDFNLEYFQLAPEDTDFKIPMIKRASAMSYRPIKLIGSAWSAPGWMKTNGAMKGGGRLKGLPGGEYYKSWALYLAKFLEAYSNYGIPFWGLTGGNEPTAGLFPNWGWQAMFFSPSLQRDFIKFDLGPTLRERGHIEIQLTILDDQRFLLPRWAEVVLEDPLASEYVSGIGIHWYWDDWVDPSRLNATHHAYPDYFMIGTEACEGHLDREKEVILGSWERGEAYSFNIIEDLGNWVAGWIDWNLALDMIGGPNWVGNFVDSPIIVNAEEDVFYKQPMYYHLGHFSKFITPGSVRVGSSADRDRLVEHLAFKLPDGNMALVVLNRKEFTFPLHIYDPEVGYLNAEIPSRSIQTYIWK; encoded by the exons ATGGATTTCATCTTCTTGCATTTGTTGTTCGTCCTTGCTGGGATTGTCAGCGGTACAG ATAATGATTGCAAATTTCGTCAGTTTTCCGACACAAGCTCTTACGTCTGTGAGTGCTCCGCCTctcattgtgacgtcatcgaaGAATACACCATCGACGATGAAAACTTTGTAGTGTATACTTCTGGAAAGCGAGGCTTTAGGTTGGATAAAGAAGAGATGCCAATCAGAAATCGACCAACCCCTAATA tacCAGATACGAGCATTACGATCACAATTGACAGATCGGACAGGTACCAAACCATCCTTGGTTTTGGCGGTTCTTTCACCGATGCAGCAGCGCTAAATCTCTACAACTTATCGTCTGCCATGCAAGATACCCTGCTGAGGGCGTACTTTTCAACTGATG gaattgaatattcatttggcCGTGTACCTATTGCAAGCTGTGATTTTTCGACCAGAGAATATTCGTACGCCGAAATACCGGAAGATTTCAATCTCGAATATTTCCAACTTGCCCCAGAGGACACCGATTTTAAG ATCCCGATGATCAAGCGAGCGTCAGCCATGAGTTATAGACCCATCAAGTTGATAGGTAGTGCCTGGTCAGCTCCAGGATGGATGAAAACAAATGGTGCAATGAAAGGAGGTGGACGACTCAAAGGATTGCCTGGCGGAGAATACTACAAATCATGGGCACTCTATCTTGCCAA ATTTTTAGAAGCTTACAGCAATTACGGCATTCCCTTCTGGGGTCTGACCGGAGGCAACGAACCTACTGCGGGTCTGTTTCCAAACTGGGGCTGGCAAGCCATGTTCTTTAGTCCTAGCCTGCAAAGGGACTTCATCAAATTTGACCTTGGTCCAACCTTACGTGAACGAGGTCATATTGAGATTCAGCTCACTATCCTGGATGATCAGAGGTTTCTCCTTCCCCGCTGGGCAGAAGTG GTGTTGGAAGACCCCCTCGCCTCGGAGTACGTATCCGGTATTGGAATCCATTGGTATTGGGATGACTGGGTAGATCCTAGTCGTCTTAACGCTACACATCATGCCTATCCAGACTACTTCATGATAGGAACAGAGGCTTGCGAGGGCCACTTGGACAGGGAGAAGGAAGTTATTCTTGGAAGCTGGGAGAGAGGGGAAGCGTATAGCTTTAACATCATCGAG GATTTGGGCAACTGGGTGGCTGGTTGGATCGACTGGAATCTGGCTCTAGACATGATTGGAGGACCAAACTGGGTGGGTAACTTTGTCGATAGTCCTATCATCGTCAACGCCGAAGAAGATGTGTTCTACAAGCAACCAATGTACTATCATCTTGGTCACTTCAG TAAGTTCATCACCCCTGGATCGGTGAGGGTGGGGTCATCGGCTGATCGCGATAGGTTGGTTGAACACCTAGCATTTAAGCTCCCGGATGGAAACATGGCACTTGTCGTCTTGAACAG GAAGGAGTTCACATTTCCTCTTCATATCTATGATCCGGAAGTGGGCTATCTCAACGCTGAGATTCCATCTCGTTCAATTCAAACGTATATATGGAAATAA